From the genome of Pelomonas sp. SE-A7, one region includes:
- a CDS encoding FixH family protein has translation MFRSLRTRLSILALGSLTACMSAPPDLDLSLNRPTVNAKYLVALQPPSAAPAINQMHSWHIKLSTPDGAPVSGALIAVDGGMPQHGHGLPTQPKVTRELAAGLYLMEGMKFSMTGWWEIKLAIQGAPGADRVTFNTVIKNPSDKR, from the coding sequence ATGTTTCGCAGCCTTCGCACCCGCCTTTCCATCCTGGCTCTCGGCAGCCTGACCGCCTGCATGTCGGCGCCGCCCGACCTGGACCTGTCGCTGAACCGTCCCACCGTGAACGCGAAGTACCTGGTCGCCCTGCAGCCGCCGTCCGCGGCGCCGGCCATCAACCAGATGCACAGCTGGCACATCAAGCTGAGCACGCCCGACGGAGCGCCGGTCAGCGGCGCCCTCATCGCGGTCGATGGCGGCATGCCGCAGCATGGCCATGGCCTGCCGACCCAGCCCAAGGTGACCCGCGAGCTGGCGGCCGGCCTCTATCTGATGGAGGGCATGAAGTTCAGCATGACCGGCTGGTGGGAGATCAAGCTGGCGATCCAGGGCGCGCCCGGCGCCGACCGGGTCACCTTCAACACCGTGATCAAGAATCCCTCGGACAAGCGCTGA
- a CDS encoding cytochrome c peroxidase, whose translation MRGFNTPLAVRTALAGAAAVVLMNCMAAGLWPGSGSVPVRWSAEEFDQLASLRLAALPATPRDPSNAVEASTAAIALGQRLFSDPRFSRNGAVSCASCHDPARQFQDGLAVSRGLGTGTRRAMPVVGAGHSPWLFWDGRKDSLWSQALGPLEDALEHGGNRLRYARLMQQHYGKEYAQLFGTLPDFGALPQDASPLGTATEQAAWQGMDEASREQVSRVFANLGKAIAAYEKSLQPEPTRLDRYLDALVQGEARQTGLLDAQEIRGLRLFIGKGQCIGCHNGPLFTDQHFHNTGVPQRDPAKPDRGRAAALAKVRGDEFNCLGRFSDARAEQCEELRFLVEQDASLEAAFKTPGLRGVALRPPYMHAGQIASLEEVVRHYVAAPHAGVGHSELSHLHDKAPVKPRAHGEREPILLSTTEQQDLVAFLRTLSPVGATGLGAR comes from the coding sequence ATGCGCGGATTCAACACCCCCCTGGCCGTCCGCACGGCGCTGGCTGGCGCGGCCGCCGTCGTGCTGATGAACTGCATGGCCGCCGGACTGTGGCCCGGGTCGGGCTCCGTGCCGGTGCGCTGGAGCGCCGAGGAATTCGACCAGCTGGCCTCCTTGCGGCTGGCGGCGCTGCCGGCGACTCCGCGCGATCCCTCGAATGCCGTCGAAGCTTCGACCGCGGCCATAGCCCTGGGCCAGCGCCTGTTCTCCGACCCGCGCTTCAGCCGCAACGGCGCCGTGTCCTGCGCCAGCTGCCACGACCCGGCCCGGCAGTTCCAGGACGGGCTGGCCGTGTCGCGCGGCCTGGGCACGGGAACCCGCCGCGCCATGCCCGTGGTCGGCGCGGGCCACAGCCCCTGGCTGTTCTGGGACGGCCGCAAGGACAGCCTCTGGTCGCAGGCCCTGGGACCGCTGGAAGACGCGCTTGAGCATGGCGGCAATCGGCTGCGCTATGCGCGGCTGATGCAGCAGCACTACGGAAAGGAGTACGCACAGCTGTTCGGCACGCTGCCCGACTTCGGCGCGCTACCGCAGGATGCAAGCCCGCTGGGCACGGCCACCGAGCAGGCGGCCTGGCAGGGCATGGACGAAGCTTCGCGCGAGCAGGTCTCGCGGGTCTTTGCCAATCTGGGCAAGGCGATTGCCGCCTACGAGAAGAGCCTGCAGCCGGAACCGACCCGGCTCGACCGGTATCTCGATGCGCTGGTCCAGGGCGAGGCCCGCCAGACCGGACTGCTCGATGCCCAGGAGATCCGCGGCCTGCGACTCTTCATAGGCAAGGGCCAGTGCATCGGTTGCCACAACGGGCCGCTGTTCACCGACCAGCATTTCCACAACACCGGCGTACCGCAGCGCGACCCAGCCAAGCCGGATCGAGGCCGCGCGGCCGCCCTGGCCAAGGTCCGTGGCGATGAATTCAACTGCCTGGGCCGCTTCAGCGATGCCCGCGCCGAGCAATGCGAGGAGCTGCGCTTCCTGGTCGAGCAGGACGCCAGCCTGGAAGCCGCCTTCAAGACGCCGGGCCTGCGCGGCGTGGCGCTGCGGCCGCCATACATGCATGCCGGCCAGATCGCCTCGCTGGAGGAGGTGGTCCGGCACTACGTGGCGGCTCCGCATGCCGGGGTCGGCCATTCGGAACTCAGCCACCTGCATGACAAGGCCCCGGTCAAGCCGCGGGCCCACGGTGAACGGGAGCCCATCCTGCTGTCGACCACCGAGCAGCAGGACCTGGTGGCGTTTCTGAGAACCCTGTCTCCGGTCGGGGCGACGGGACTGGGCGCACGCTGA